From Nicotiana tabacum cultivar K326 chromosome 20, ASM71507v2, whole genome shotgun sequence, one genomic window encodes:
- the LOC107807950 gene encoding uncharacterized protein LOC107807950, with protein sequence MEIIRIISTLLICFSLFTLSSFSSAAPLLDHEMKMTLSSSSRKMKLNEQPNVKSKGDQKHLVPFNTANQVSLPGKEHEQDQAAIMVHARKGTRQEWVEGKDTSDFFTMDYHWVRRRRPIHNKSIRP encoded by the exons ATGGAAATCATCAGAATCATCTCTACTCTACTCATTTGTTTCTCATTATTCACGTTATCTTCATTTTCATCTGCTGCTCCACTGTTAG ATCACGAAATGAAGATGACTCTCTCTTCAAGTTCTAGGAAGATGAAGCTCAATGAACAGCCAAAT GTGAAAAGTAAGGGAGATCAAAAGCATTTGGTCCCATTCAACACTGCAAACCAAGTTTCATTACCAG GTAAAGAACATGAGCAAGATCAAGCTGCAATCATGGTTCATGCAAGAAAAGGGACAAGACAAGAATGGGTTGAAGGGAAAGACACTTCTGATTTCTTTACAATGGATTATCATTGGGTTAGAAGACGACGTCCTATACATAACAAGTCAATTCGCCCATGA